A part of Aegilops tauschii subsp. strangulata cultivar AL8/78 chromosome 2, Aet v6.0, whole genome shotgun sequence genomic DNA contains:
- the LOC109760155 gene encoding bidirectional sugar transporter SWEET6b-like, whose protein sequence is MVSADVARNIVGIIGNVISFGLFLSPVPTFWRIYKAKDVEEFKPDPYLATLMNCLLWFFYGLPIVHPNSTLVLTINGIGLVIEGAYIIIFIIYAAKNTRWKILGVLALEAAFMAAVVAGVLLGAHTHEKRSMIVGILCVIFGSIMYASPLTIMGKVIRTKSVEYMPFFLSLVNFLNGCCWTGYALIKFDIYITIPNALGTIFGLIQLILYFYYYRLTPKKGKNVELPTVLTKNAVTRGNVSVTIEK, encoded by the exons ATGGTTTCCGCCGACGTGGCCCGCAACATCGTCGGCATCATCGGCAATGTCATCTCCTTCGGCCTCTTCCTCTCCCCTGT GCCGACGTTCTGGCGGATCTACAAGGCCAAGGACGTTGAGGAGTTCAAGCCGGACCCCTACCTGGCGACGCTCATGAACTGCCTGCTCTGGTTCTTTTATGGGCTCCCCATCGTCCACCCCAACAGCACCCTCGTCCTCACCATCAACGGCATCGGCCTCGTCATTGAGGGTGcctacatcatcatcttcatcatctacGCGGCCAAGAACACAAGG TGGAAGATTCTCGGCGTGCTCGCCCTCGAGGCGGCGTTCATGGCTGCCGTGGTGGCTGGCGTGCTCCTCGGTGCCCACACCCATGAGAAGCGCTCCATGATCGTGGGCATCCTCTGCGTCATCTTTGGCTCTATCATGTACGCCTCCCCGCTCACCATCATG GGTAAAGTGATCAGGACCAAGAGTGTGGAGTACATGCCATTCTTCCTGTCGCTGGTGAACTTCCTCAATGGCTGCTGCTGGACGGGCTATGCGCTCATCAAGTTTGACATCTACATCACG ATCCCCAATGCCCTCGGTACAATCTTCGGCCTCATCCAGCTGATCCTGTACTTTTACTACTACAGATTGACCCCCAAGAAGGGCAAGAACGTCGAACTGCCCACTGTCCTCACCAAAAACGCCGTTACCCGCGGCAACGTCTCCGTCACCATCGAAAAATAA
- the LOC109760153 gene encoding bidirectional sugar transporter SWEET6b-like — protein MVTINGIGLVIEGAYIIIFIIYAAKNTRWKILGVLALEAAFMAAVVAGVLLGAHTHEKRSMIVGILCVIFGSIMYASLLTIMGKVIRTKSVEYMPFFLSLVNFLNGCCWTGYALIKFDIYITIPNALGTIFGLIQLILYFYYYRLTPKKGKNVELPTVLTKNAVTRGNVSVTIEK, from the exons ATgg tgaccATCAACGGCATCGGCCTTGTCATTGAGGGTGcctacatcatcatcttcatcatctacGCGGCCAAGAACACAAGG TGGAAGATTCTCGGCGTGCTAGCCCTCGAGGCGGCGTTCATGGCTGCCGTGGTGGCTGGCGTGCTCCTCGGTGCCCACACCCATGAGAAGCGCTCCATGATCGTGGGCATCCTCTGCGTCATCTTTGGCTCTATCATGTACGCCTCCCTGCTCACCATCATG GGTAAAGTGATCAGGACCAAGAGTGTGGAGTACATGCCATTCTTCCTGTCGCTGGTGAACTTCCTCAATGGCTGCTGCTGGACGGGCTATGCGCTCATCAAGTTTGACATCTACATCACG ATCCCCAATGCCCTCGGTACAATCTTCGGCCTCATCCAGCTGATCCTGTACTTTTACTACTACAGATTGACCCCCAAGAAGGGCAAGAACGTCGAACTGCCCACTGTCCTCACCAAAAACGCCGTTACCCGCGGCAACGTCTCCGTCACCATCGAAAAATAA